The proteins below come from a single Argentina anserina chromosome 1, drPotAnse1.1, whole genome shotgun sequence genomic window:
- the LOC126795384 gene encoding uncharacterized protein LOC126795384, with translation MGEKLLWVPTIVAQVSLCFGLYLAFQLCQPHNSIYYHRRRESKDLYFISVRGGFRPLKQQTHLLKQMEKVTKMYKARFVVDISDLGKDDPLMQNASLHFSSVKVPWYTTTVSGGYGGGYFQMQIRLPYSKTLDLIGVDTGSIEGKVFISESSSQFGYNQLHWLTRTLEATSSDWRIVVGFHPLAKCEDGEEGTEAKNVFESLHHTFMKHEVNAYISGQGCTSNVQQGRLSYIGNPGSTNALASVNGRSISRKESEVAFLLHRISSLEIVTYFVSSSGEAVHKSVLHQKGRAAM, from the exons ATGGGGGAAAAACTCTTATGGGTTCCAACCATTGTGGCACAAGTGAGTCTCTGCTTTGGTCTCTACCTTGCTTTTCAACTGTGTCAGCCTCACAACTCTATCTACTATcatagaagaagagaaagcaaGGATCTTTACTTCATCAGCGTCAGAGGAGGCTTTAGACCTCTCAAGCAACAGACCCATCTTCTCAAACAG ATGGAGAAGGTGACAAAGATGTACAAGGCAAGGTTTGTGGTAGACATCAGTGATCTTGGGAAGGATGATCCACTCATGCAGAAT GCTAGCCTGCATTTCTCATCGGTGAAGGTTCCTTGGTATACTACTACAGTTTCAGGCGGATATGGAGGGGGATACTTCCAGATGCAGATAAGACTACCTTACAGCAAAACCTTAGACCTCATTGGTGTGGATACTGGGTCAATAGAG GGGAAGGTTTTTATCTCGGAATCATCAAGTCAGTTTGGATACAATCAATTACATTGGCTGACCAGAACACTAGAGGCAACCAGTAGTGACTG GCGCATAGTAGTTGGATTCCACCCATTGGCTAAATGCGAAGATGGTGAAGAGGGAACGGAAGCAAAAAATGTCTTTGAGTCTCTACACCACACATTTATGAAACATGAAGTG AATGCGTATATAAGTGGACAAGGTTGCACTAGCAATGTCCAACAAGGTCGCCTGAGCTACATTGGGAACCCGGGCTCAACAAATGCACTAGCTTCTGTAAACGGAAGATCAATATCTAGAAA AGAGTCGGAGGTCGCGTTTCTTCTTCATAGAATCAGCTCGCTAGAAATC GTAACCTACTTTGTTAGCTCGAGTGGGGAAGCAGTGCATAAATCTGTTCTCCATCAGAAGGGTAGAGCAGCCATGTAA
- the LOC126795409 gene encoding LOW QUALITY PROTEIN: ABC transporter I family member 1 (The sequence of the model RefSeq protein was modified relative to this genomic sequence to represent the inferred CDS: substituted 1 base at 1 genomic stop codon) translates to MSLRKPPIPRLLLNNVSCMRNAQQILRHVNATVHDGGALVLMGTNGSGKTTFLRMLAGFSKPSAGQVLWNGHDITDSGVFHQYKLQLNWLSLKDAVKEKFTVLDNVQXFEVLEGKMGNSLPALELMGLGRLAKEKARMLSMGQRKRLQLARLLAIDRPIWLPDEPSVALDTDGVKLLEYIIAEHRKKGGIVIVATHLPIEIEDATYLRLPARFPRRMTLVDMLDRSDF, encoded by the coding sequence ATGTCTCTCCGGAAGCCCCCGATCCCTCGTCTCCTCCTCAACAATGTCTCCTGCATGAGGAATGCGCAGCAGATCTTGCGACATGTAAATGCCACAGTTCACGACGGTGGAGCACTGGTGCTGATGGGCACCAATGGCTCGGGCAAGACTACCTTCCTGCGCATGTTAGCCGGCTTTTCTAAGCCTTCTGCTGGCCAGGTCCTCTGGAATGGGCATGACATCACGGATTCAGGAGTTTTCCACCAGTACAAGCTGCAACTCAACTGGCTCTCACTCAAAGACGCTGTAAAAGAGAAGTTCACAGTCCTTGACAATGTCCAGTGATTTGAAGTCCTCGAAGGGAAGATGGGGAATTCCCTGCCTGCCCTGGAGCTGATGGGCCTCGGCAGATTGGCCAAGGAGAAGGCTAGAATGCTGTCCATGGGGCAGCGCAAAAGACTCCAGCTTGCGAGGTTGTTGGCAATCGACCGGCCTATTTGGTTGCCCGATGAGCCCTCTGTTGCATTGGATACGGACGGAGTGAAGCTGCTCGAGTACATCATTGCAGAGCATAGAAAGAAAGGCGGCATTGTCATCGTGGCAACACATCTGCCTATTGAGATTGAAGACGCGACATACCTGAGACTGCCTGCTAGATTTCCAAGGAGAATGACCTTGGTGGACATGCTTGATCGTTCAGACTTTTGA
- the LOC126795341 gene encoding glycerophosphodiester phosphodiesterase GDPDL6-like — protein MLESSGKSGEMMRSLLLISLLIHSALAQKGGPEQPGPKPPQPKWLTLSGNEPLIVARGGLSGLFPESSGYSNSMAKSLSLIGTALSCSLQLSKDSMGFCLSNILLDNTTTMPQVYPKRQSTYKVNGKELSGWFALDFTAEELTNKPSLTQNIFSRPSQFDNSLPIATFDDIFQSKPDQVWLNVPYDAFYSEHKINVAAYVLNAMRDHQGINYISCPEIGFLKTIGGKVNKAKTKLILEFLSPNETEPTTRQNYGALLKNLGMIKSLAAGILVPKEFIYPITATNYLDAPTTLVADAHKEGLEVYAKGFTNDILIPYNYSMDPTAEIQQFVDNNDQFSVDGVVTDFPPTASEAISCFSHNKGGKPYQGSPLIITRNGASGNYPGCTDLAYQAAIDEGTDIIDCSVQMSSDGVAFCLDAIDLNSGTNALSQFMDKSETIPELQPEAGVFSFQLKWEEIQSLKPQIQSPFGTKENLYRNPANKDVGKLVTLTEFLELAKKKATTGIMINIQNAPYLASKAGLDIVGTVTSALKNATLDEQSTQKVIIRSDDTSVLSKFADVKTYKKVLSIEEKISSVPQESIDEIKNFADGVTVNKDSAILSSNFFIKGETRVIKDLKAANLTVYINSLKNEFTSLMFDFLADPISEIATYAQGLNVDGIITDFPGTASKFMRSPCTNLDPQADVAYPILPIEPGSLLNLMPPEQMAPADAPLPPLDSKTIVDPPLPPVAPKAETKTDSNSPGSESDSKSGNKPGNAPAPTEKSSALENAANWGLSLVAIMVFSLLCMGN, from the exons ATGTTAGAATCCTCCGGAA AATCAGGAGAAATGATGAGAAGTTTGCTTCTCATCTCCCTGTTGATCCATTCAGCATTAGCCCAGAAAGGAGGGCCGGAGCAGCCAGGGCCGAAGCCTCCACAACCGAAATGGCTGACATTGAGTG gtAATGAGCCCCTGATTGTAGCTCGTGGAGGGCTCTCGGGGCTCTTCCCAGAATCGAGCGGCTATTCTAACAGCATGGCCAAGTCCCTGAGTTTGATTGGCACAGCTCTTTCCTGCAGTCTGCAGTTATCGAAAGATAGCATGGGGTTTTGCCTGTCAAACATTCTGCTTGATAATACAACAACGATGCCTCAAGTATACCCTAAACGCCAAAGCACTTACAAAGTTAACGGGAAGGAATTAAGTGGGTGGTTCGCTTTAGATTTCacagcagaggagctaacaaACAAACCTTCAT TGACTCAGAACATCTTTTCCAGACCGAGTCAATTTGACAATTCTTTGCCTATAGCGACCTTTGATGATATATTTCAGAGCAAACCAGACCAAGTTTGGTTGAATGTGCCG TACGATGCATTTTATAGCGAACACAAAATCAATGTAGCAGCATATGTACTAAATGCAATGAGAGACCACCAGGGCATCAATTACATTTCATGTCCTGAGATTGGTTTCCTGAAAACCATCGGTGGGAAAGTGAACAAAGCCAAGACAAAGCTCATCTTAGAGTTCCTAAGCCCCAATGAGACTGAACCAACAACCAGACAAAACTACGGTGCATTGCTCAAGAATCTTGGAATGATCAAATCACTTGCAGCTGGAATACTTGTTCCAAAAGAATTCATATATCCAATCACCGCAACTAATTATTTGGATGCTCCCACTACTCTGGTGGCAGATGCTCACAAAGAAGGTCTGGAAGTATACGCTAAAGGCTTCACAAACGATATCCTAATCCCTTACAACTACAGCATGGATCCAACAGCAGAAATCCAACAGTTTGTAGATAACAACGATCAGTTTTCGGTTGATGGGGTGGTTACAGATTTCCCTCCTacagcatcagaagccatct CATGCTTTTCTCATAACAAGGGTGGCAAGCCTTACCAAG GAAGTCCGTTGATCATAACTAGAAACGGAGCGAGTGGGAACTACCCTGGTTGCACTGACCTTGCTTATCAGGCTGCAATAGATGAGGGGACTGACATAATAGATTGCTCGGTCCAAATGTCAAGTGATGGAGTTGCCTTCTGCTTAGATGCTATAGATCTCAACTCAGGCACTAATGCATTGAGTCAATTCATGGACAAGAGTGAGACTATCCCTGAACTTCAACCAGAAGCTGGAGTCTTCTCATTCCAGTTAAAATGGGAAGAGATCCAGTCCTTGAAAC CCCAAATACAAAGCCCCTTTGGGACCAAGGAAAACCTGTATAGAAACCCAGCTAACAAGGATGTAGGCAAACTGGTGACCCTCACTGAATTCCTAGAGTTGGCCAAGAAAAAGGCAACTACTGGAATTATGATCAACATTCAG AATGCGCCTTACCTAGCATCAAAGGCCGGTCTGGACATTGTTGGCACCGTAACCTCTGCCTTGAAAAATGCTACACTCGACGAGCAATCTACTCAAAAGGTCATAATCAGATCAGATGACACTTCAGTGCTGTCCAAATTTGCTGATGTGAAAACATACAAGAAAGTGTTAAGCATTGAGGAGAAAATAAGTTCTGTACCACAGGAATCGATTGACGAGATCAAGAATTTCGCAGATGGAGTAACTGTCAACAAAGATTCAGCTATTTTGTCCAGCAATTTCTTCATCAAAGGAGAAACTAGGGTCATCAAGGATTTGAAGGCTGCTAATCTGACAGTGTACATCAACTCCCTGAAAAACGAATTCACCAGTCTCATGTTTGATTTTCTCGCAGACCCCATTAGCGAAATAGCTACATATGCTCAAGGACTCAACGTTGATGGAATTATCACTGATTTTCCAGGAACTGCAAGCAAATTCATGA GAAGTCCATGCACCAATCTTGACCCCCAAGCCGATGTCGCATATCCGATTCTGCCAATTGAACCCGGTTCTCTCCTCAACTTGATGCCCCCTGAGCAAATGGCACCAGCGGACGCTCCCCTCCCACCACTTGATTCTAAAACCATAGTTGACCCACCACTTCCTCCAGTGGCACCCAAGGCCGAGACCAAGACCGACTCAAACTCACCAGGCTCTGAGTCAGATTCTAAGTCCGGCAACAAGCCTGGCAATGCCCCTGCACCTACAGAAAAATCAAGCGCACTGGAAAATGCAGCAAACTGGGGTCTTTCTTTGGTAGCAATAATGGTGTTCAGCTTATTGTGTATGGGAAATTAA
- the LOC126795418 gene encoding VAMP-like protein YKT61: MKITALLVLKCNPEGSDPVILANASDTSHFGYFQRSSVKEFIVFVGRTVAKRTPQDQRQSVKHEEYKVHCYNSNGLCALGFMDDHYPVRSAFSLLNQVLDEYQKKFGDSWKAAQVDSTESWPYLNEALTKFQDPAEADKLLKIQRELDETKIILHKTIDSVLARGEKLDSLVEKSSDLSTASQMFYKQAKKTNSCCTIL, translated from the exons ATGAAGATCACGGCGCTGCTGGTCCTCAAGTGCAACCCGGAAGGATCCGACCCGGTTATACTGGCCAACGCCTCCGACACCAGCCACTTCGGCTACTTCCAGCGGTCCAGCGTCAAGGAGTTCATCGTCTTCGTCGGCCGCACCGTCGCCAAGCGCACGCCTCAAGACCAACGCCAGTCCGTCAAGCACGAAG AGTATAAAGTGCATTGTTACAACAGCAATGGTCTCTGTGCATTGGGATTCATGGATGATCACTATCCAGTTAGGAGTGCGTTTTCGCTGCTCAACCAG GTGTTAGATGAGTATCAGAAGAAATTTGGTGATTCTTGGAAGGCTGCACAAGTGGACAGCACAGAATCATGGCCCTACCTAAATGAGGCTCTGACTAAATTCCAG GACCCTGCAGAAGCTGATAAGTTATTGAAAATTCAGCGGGAATTGGATGAAACAAAGATTATTCTT CATAAGACTATTGACAGTGTACTTGCACGAGGTGAGAAACTGGACAGCTTGGTTGAAAAGAGTTCGGATCTTAGCACAGCATCACAG ATGTTCTACAAGCAGGCAAAAAAGACCAATTCTTGTTGTACCATACTGTAA